GGACAAGCACCTGATCGGCGCCGCCATCGATGTGTTCCCGGTGGAGCCACGCTCCAACGACGACATCTTCGAAAGCCCGCTGCGTGGCCTGGACAACGTGATCCTGACGCCGCACATCGGCGGTTCCACCGCTGAAGCCCAGGCCAACATCGGTCTGGAAGTGGCGGAAAAGCTGGTCAAGTACAGCGACAACGGTACTTCGGTATCGTCCGTGAACTTCCCGGAAGTGGCCCTGCCGGCACACCCTGGCAAGCACCGTTTGCTGCACATCCACGAAAACATCCCGGGTGTGATGAGCGAGATCAACAAGGTCTTCGCCGAAAACGGCATCAACATTTCCGGTCAGTTCCTGCAGACCAACGAGAAAGTCGGCTACGTGGTGATCGACGTCGACGCCGAATACTCGGACCTGGCGCAAGAGAAGCTGCAGCACATCAACGGCACCATTCGTTGCCGCGTGTTGTTCTAAGCAGATCTGGCCGGCAAAAAAAACGGGAGCCTCGCAAGGGGCTCCCGTTTTTTTATGACACACACAACCTGGAAACTCCGTGGGAGCGAGCTTGCTCGCGATGGCGGCATGTCAGCCAATATTAACGTGTCGGACAGACTGCCATCGCGAGCAAGCTCGCTCCCACAGGGGCTGCGTTGGGCCAACCGATAGGCTGTTACTTCACGTCCACGGTGATTTTCTCGGACACGATCGACGGATCGAACGGCATGTGGCCGCTGTCACCCAGGATCAATTGCAAGGTGTGCTTGCCCGGGGCCAGTTTGATGGTGGCCTGGGTTTGTGCCTTGCCGAAGTGCATGTGGTTGGCGTCGTTTGGAATCGGAGCGCCGGCGGCGGGCAGTTTGTCGACATCGATGAGCAAATGGTGATGGCCAGTATTTTTGGTCACATCGCCGGCCGGGGCCAGGGCGATATCCTTGACGCCGAACTTGACCGTGAATTCCTGGGCGACGGTGGCGCCGTCTGCCGGGGAAACGATGAACACTTCTGCACCTTTGGGCGCCGGGGTCGCGGCGCTTGCCAGCATCGAAGCACCCAGCAACAGGCCGGCCAACGTGGCACGAGACATAAAGCTTTTCATTTTTTTCTCCAGTTTTTCCATGAAATCCGCTCGGCCATGACAACTTCATGACCAATCGTTGTCGAAGCCTGCTACAACCATAGCAAAGCGAGCCTGAAACGAGCGCCGCTTGTATAAATACAAAGGAGTGACCATGCGCTTTCTGCCTGGCCTGATTTGCCTGCTACCCCTTTTGAGTCCCCTGGCTCATGCCGAACTGATCGATGACATCAATGACCGTGGCGAACTGCGCATTGCCCTCGAGGCCAATACCGCGCCCTTCAACTTCAAGGAAGACGGCAAACTCACCGGTTTCGAAGTGGAACTGGGCGAAATGCTTGCCAGTGAGCTCGATGTACGCCCCGACTTCGTGG
The sequence above is drawn from the Pseudomonas sp. St316 genome and encodes:
- a CDS encoding DUF4399 domain-containing protein encodes the protein MKSFMSRATLAGLLLGASMLASAATPAPKGAEVFIVSPADGATVAQEFTVKFGVKDIALAPAGDVTKNTGHHHLLIDVDKLPAAGAPIPNDANHMHFGKAQTQATIKLAPGKHTLQLILGDSGHMPFDPSIVSEKITVDVK